One segment of Haliotis asinina isolate JCU_RB_2024 chromosome 12, JCU_Hal_asi_v2, whole genome shotgun sequence DNA contains the following:
- the LOC137258664 gene encoding aurora kinase A-like: protein MEAKRVLQPVNSNQSTEGAEGVMKKTGDVTDGVEGDTLKRKWSLEDFDIGKPLGKGKFGNVYLAREKKSKYIVALKVLFKSQLQKAQVEHQLRREIEIQSHLRHPHILRLYGYFHDKTRVYLILEYAPRGELYKELQRAKRFDEQRSATYIGQLANALIYCHSRKVIHRDIKPENLLLGLRGDLKIADFGWSVHAPSSRRTTLCGTLDYLPPEMVEGRMHDEKVDLWSLGVLCYEFLVGKPPFEAEGHTETYRRITKVDLQFPDYMSAGARDLIAKLLRHNPANRLPLVEVINHAWIKQNATMPQTTSSSSSSTSSSTTQS from the exons ATGGAAGCGAAGCGGGTTCTGCAGCCTGTGAACTCCAATCAATCAACAGAGGGTGCTGAGGGCGTTATGAAGAAGACAGGAGATGTGACAGATGGAGTTGAAGGAGATACTTTAAA gaggaaatggtcacttgaagATTTTGATATAGGCAAGCCACTGGGCAAGGGCAAGTTTGGCAATGTTTATCTTGCCAGAGAGAAGAAAAGCAAATATATTGTTGCACTGAAA GTGTTGTTCAAGTCCCAGTTGCAGAAAGCTCAGGTGGAACATCAGCTGCGACGTGAGATCGAGATTCAGTCACATCTCAG ACACCCTCACATACTGCGTCTGTATGGCTACTTCCATGACAAGACCCGTGTCTACCTTATCCTGGAGTATGCTCCACGAGGGGAACTGTACAAGGAGCTACAGAGGGCCAAGAGATTTGATGAACAGCGATCAGCCACT TATATTGGCCAACTGGCCAATGCCCTCATTTACTGTCACAGTCGTAAAGTCATCCATCGTGACATCAAGCCTGAAAATCTCCTGTTGGGCCTCAGGGGAGACCTGAAGATTGCTGACTTTGGCTGGTCTGTGCATGCCCCATCGTCAAG ACGAACTACGCTATGCGGCACTCTTGACTACCTTCCACCAGAGATGGTGGAGGGTCGGATGCATGATGAGAAGGTGGACTTATGGAGTCTTGGAGTGCTGTGCTATGAGTTTCTGGTGGGCAAGCCACCATTTGAGGCTGAGGgacacacagagacatatcGAAGAATCACCAAAGTTGATCTCCAGTTCCCAGATTATATGTCAGCAGGAGCCAGGGATTTGATAGCAAAG CTCCTCCGACACAACCCAGCCAATCGGCTGCCTCTGGTTGAAGTGATCAACCATGCCTGGATCAAACAAAATGCAACCATGCCTCAGACAacctcatcttcatcatcatcaacatcatcatcaacaacccaGTCCTGA